The Tubulanus polymorphus chromosome 6, tnTubPoly1.2, whole genome shotgun sequence genome includes a region encoding these proteins:
- the LOC141907860 gene encoding FMRFamide receptor-like: MEPYKVIEHSIDNKTYISKILNQHLGNQNRPPDVATGVNPNDQYESFYQGARYATGLVSYPIVTILGITGNALSLVVLSRKKMATSTNVFLSALSVSDLIKLVTDFMYFLVLAIDQYDTKTGNRALTLLYPFAHYIFNMAVCITAWLTVSVSAERYISVCHPTRAITLCTIQRARIVSASVFILMAVLAIPSGLRYQRVLKISNITNQTCWEVEPTELGRNQLFITAYMWVQNLLRSIIPLFVLAILNSLIIYALFQSRIKGKQQSSRNRITMMLIAVVIIFLICITPDAIMSFFKLGYYDANPLVRGIREFTDLLLAINSAVNFILYYTFSSMFRDTFYELFGCRCAFAKTTTEGSTSPAKLLRPDSHERNGVDSSPARSPAHRQTSLRITNGPQTYL; encoded by the coding sequence ATGGAACCGTACAAAGTGATCGAGCATTCGATCGATAACAAAACATACATCAGCAAAATACTGAACCAACATCTCGGTAATCAGAACCGGCCACCAGACGTCGCCACCGGCGTTAATCCAAACGATCAATACGAATCGTTCTACCAGGGGGCGCGGTATGCCACCGGATTAGTATCCTACCCGATTGTTACTATCCTGGGTATAACGGGTAACGCGTTGAGTTTAGTGGTTCTCAGTCGGAAGAAGATGGCCACATCGACTAACGTGTTCCTGTCGGCGCTGTCCGTATCCGACCTGATTAAACTCGTCACCGATTTCATGTATTTCCTCGTATTAGCCATCGATCAATACGATACCAAAACCGGAAACCGCGCTTTAACGCTTCTATATCCGTTTGCTcattatatattcaatatgGCGGTTTGTATAACGGCTTGGTTGACGGTGTCTGTCTCGGCGGAGAGGTATATCAGTGTTTGTCATCCGACTCGGGCGATCACTTTATGCACGATACAGCGAGCCCGCATCGTCTCGGCGTCCGTGTTCATACTTATGGCTGTACTAGCCATACCCAGCGGACTGAGATACCAACGAGTTCTCAAAATCTCGAACATCACGAATCAAACTTGCTGGGAAGTGGAACCGACGGAACTGGGTCGCAATCAACTGTTCATCACGGCGTACATGTGGGTGCAAAACTTACTGCGTTCGATCATACCTCTTTTCGTTCTGGCGATTCTAAATTCGTTGATTATCTACGCCCTGTTTCAGTCGCGTATCAAAGGTAAACAACAGTCTTCCAGAAACAGAATTACGATGATGTTGATCGCTGTTGTAATTATCTTCCTAATTTGTATCACTCCCGACGCTATTATGTCGTTTTTTAAACTCGGTTATTACGACGCTAACCCCCTGGTGCGAGGAATCCGCGAATTCACCGATCTGTTACTGGCGATAAATAGCGCCGTCAATTTCATTCTTTATTACACGTTCAGTTCGATGTTTCGAGATACGTTTTACGAATTGTTCGGCTGCAGGTGCGCGTTCGCTAAAACGACGACAGAGGGCAGCACGTCGCCGGCTAAATTGTTACGGCCGGATAGCCACGAGCGTAACGGTGTCGATAGTAGTCCGGCGCGTAGTCCGGCTCATCGGCAAACATCGCTCAGAATAACGAACGGACCGCAGACTTACTTGTGA